A portion of the Phycodurus eques isolate BA_2022a chromosome 3, UOR_Pequ_1.1, whole genome shotgun sequence genome contains these proteins:
- the LOC133399599 gene encoding mucin-2-like isoform X1 → MDRLKPLPLLLLLVTFCRCQFDACRSKVDPGWEAGPVWEDSACQPPPANMKEAMQIRVDPPGVTCGNPPERFCTLENPYLCSDECDASSPDLSHPPQLMGDRERGGLITYWQTVTWSKYPEPLLANITLSWNKSLEVVDDLVVSFEYGRPTSMVFEKSTDKGLTWQPYQFYADDCMETFGMPPKRVSDLAPSNVTRVICTEQYSRWVGAKEEKTVVFEVGARLRVFAGPKLLNMDALYTRLQSSKALRDFFTFTNLRLRLLRPALGGTYVQRDNLLKYFYAISNIDVPARCKCNLHASRCALRDATLMCDCEHNTSGQDCQRCNAGFESRNWMPGSFLPLSRGTANACEAAETTTMADDSDRSSASTRGIIDTYSTSTIDTSTSSSFMTLTFDTTTDVSSTWTASTIATITSLDTSESFSTSPMDSSTSSFTTRNFGTSADLSGSWTTSTFETITSMETTDTFSISTSIDLSSSSTWTAGGSAVQMSSSSSSGADSFMTDSFMIYSSATDSFTPNSVTVLTEYNNMRSSTIPDSVGLKWGSGDSASAGGASVPPAVPAVGTSGVRLRLDISGPMVPSGTRVTSNINADSQVSISDPVTLPPDKTDFVPLWTSTSSFSPSSSSFWMSEVIPSDGTVLSRDTPTPQTSTAGDPELTPGTSNGPPPEGSPTDDLLPIEASEGLLPDTSPDNVTPTPNGLLPDRPSDLLSTNVPPLDKTVLEIPTPDVASLDVPPETKSTKINVPPADVVPPDSPLAKQPPREDATPPERDSLDQIVPSDRSPPDTTFSEAAPVDGTQSDRTQLKRFPPNSPPDATSSDRAPPDRPSSDVTPSLVEPSSEVLPTEVRSPAPDAALNIPPSQIGEIVQDKQPIAADWSEPTADLAPVDFTFPFSEDQDSTGLGTEDSSLDAGLDSVDSDFTGPETPPETERSNQYSGSDSVDPDSTRPGTPPKTEDSSPDWGFETVDQDSNGPGTRPGTEDSNPDSGLNSFDRDSTAPSTPLKIESSNPDSGSDSVERRLDSKTGQTRAESRQEPESQSSDSSPKIPEQKSRPDSPERFDEAREDSSLATQQGEQESEKWRKEEKTSEKAVESEEKEGLKEGEEKKKKEEKAKKELEEKKVKEKEDEKDNEEKAKRDEKEEKGYEKKATQKILIPGSATSSKLSKIAYVTFQECECNGHSNRCSFMDFLNVVTCVSCKHNTRGHRCQHCRLGYYRNDKLPLDHQDVCVECECDAVGSRSGHCAALGACQCRQGATGRRCDQCLPGYTRRGGGVGCTANVCDEAQSCQNGGTCVDFLRCECADNFAGVYCEQRVCLKNSGCLDDNTSAASPPVTSRLRLPLALSLIAAAAL, encoded by the exons ATGGACCGCCTCAAGCCCCTCCCACTCCTGCTCCTATTGGTGACGTTCTGTCGATGTCAATTTGACGCCTGTCGCTCCAAGGTGGATCCGGGCTGGGAAGCGGGGCCCGTATGGGAGGATTCCGCCTGCCAGCCGCCGCCCGCTAACATGAAAGAAGCCATGCAGATACGAGTTGATCCACCGGGGGTCACCTGCGGGAACCCCCCGGAACGATTCTGCACTCTG GAGAACCCGTACTTGTGCAGCGATGAGTGCGACGCGTCCAGTCCGGATTTGTCTCACCCGCCTCAGCTGATGGGGGACCGGGAAAGGGGCGGGCTCATCACGTACTGGCAGACGGTCACGTGGTCCAAGTATCCCGAGCCGCTACTGGCCAACATCACGCTGTCCTGGAACAAAAGTCTGGAGGTGGTGGACGACCTGGTGGTCAGCTTTGAATACGGACGCCCCACCAGCATGGTGTTCGAGAAGTCCACGGACAAAG GGCTGACGTGGCAGCCGTACCAGTTCTATGCCGACGACTGCATGGAGACGTTTGGCATGCCGCCCAAGCGAGTGTCTGACTTGGCGCCCAGCAACGTGACCAGGGTCATCTGCACAGAGCAGTACTCCAGATGGGTGGGCGCCAAG GAGGAGAAGACGGTGGTATTTGAGGTGGGAGCTCGCTTACGAGTGTTTGCGGGCCCCAAACTCCTGAACATGGACGCGTTGTACACGCGGCTGCAGAGCAGCAAAGCTCTGCGAGACTTCTTCACCTTCACCAACCTTCGCCTTAGACTCCTGCGACCGGCTCTCGGCGGGACTTATGTCCAGAGAGATAACCTGCTCAAATACTTCTATGCCATCTCCAACATCGACGTACCTGCCAG GTGTAAATGTAACCTGCACGCATCTCGTTGTGCGCTACGTGATGCCACGCTGATGTGTGACTGTGAACACAACACAAGCGGACAAGACTGCCAACGTTGCAACGCCGGGTTTGAGTCCCGCAACTGGATGCCCGGAAGCTTCCTGCCTCTATCCAGAGGCACCGCCAACGCTT gtgaaGCGGCAGAAACAACAACCA TGGCTGATGACTCTGACAGAAGTTCTGCTTCAACACGTGGAATCATTGACACTTATTCGACTTCCACTATTGACACTTCTACTTCTTCTAGTTTTATGACTTTGACTTTTGATACTACAACCGACGTTAGTAGTACTTGGACTGCTTCAACAATTGCAACGATCACTTCTTTGGACACGTCTGAGTCTTTCTCTACCTCTCCTATGGACTCTTCTACTTCTAGTTTTACTACTAGGAATTTTGGTACGTCTGCTGACCTTAGTGGTTCGTGGACTACTTCCACTTTTGAAACTATTACGTCAATGGAAACAACCGATACTTTCTCTATTTCAACTTCTATTGACTTGTCTTCTAGTTCTACTTGGACTGCAGGTGGTTCTGCTGTTCAAATGTCTAGCTCTTCCAGCTCAGGAGCTGACAGCTTTATGACTGACAGTTTTATGATTTACAGTTCTGCGACAGACAGTTTTACACCTAACTCTGTCACAGTTTTGACAGAGTACAACAATATGAGGTCTTCTACTATTCCGGACTCCGTAGGTCTAAAGTGGGGAAGCGGTGACTCAGCATCAGCAGGGGGTGCTAGCGTTCCTCCGGCGGTTCCTGCTGTTGGCACCTCAGGTGTCCGTCTGCGTTTAGACATTAGCGGTCCAATGGTACCAAGTGGCACTAGGGTGACCTCAAACATCAACGCTGACTCTCAGGTGTCTATTTCTGACCCAGTGACTCTGCCCCCTGACAAGACCGACTTTGTCCCCTTGTGGACGTCCACCAGCAGCTTCTCACCTTCAAGCTCAAGTTTCTGGATGTCAGAAGTAATTCCATCCGATGGCACGGTCCTTTCCAGAGATACTCCAACTCCTCAGACATCTACTGCTGGAGATCCTGAATTGACACCGGGAACTTCTAATGGACCTCCTCCCGAAGGATCTCCTACTGATGACCTGCTCCCCATTGAAGCTTCTGAAGGACTTCTTCCTGATACTTCTCCCGATAATGTAACTCCCACTCCCAATGGACTTCTTCCTGACAGACCTTCTGATCTACTCTCCACTAATGTACCTCCTCTCGACAAAACCGTACTTGAGATACCGACCCCTGATGTAGCCTCTCTTGATGTCCCTCCAGAAACCAAGTCCACCAAGATAAATGTTCCACCTGCCGATGTAGTTCCACCTGATAGTCCGCTTGCCAAGCAACCTCCTCGTGAAGATGCAACGCCCCCTGAACGAGACAGTTTGGATCAAATTGTACCGTCTGACAGATCTCCTCCAGACACAACTTTCTCTGAAGCAGCTCCTGTGGATGGAACGCAAAGTGATAGAACACAGCTGAAAAGATTTCCGCCAAATTCACCTCCTGATGCAACTTCTTCTGATAGAGCTCCTCCTGACAGGCCCTCTTCTGATGTAACTCCTTCGTTGGTTGAACCTTCTTCTGAAGTACTTCCTACTGAGGTGCGCTCCCCAGCTCCTGATGCTGCTCTGAACATACCTCCTTCGCAAATTGGAGAAATTGTACAGGACAAACAGCCAATTGCAGCAGATTGGTCAGAGCCTACTGCAGACTTGGCCCCAGTAGACTTCACCTTCCCTTTTTCAGAAGATCAGGATTCCACTGGACTAGGAACAGAAGACTCCAGTCTAGATGCTGGATTAGATTCTGTTGATTCAGATTTCACTGGCCCTGAAACACCACCTGAAACAGAACGTTCAAATCAGTATTCTGGATCAGATTCAGTTGACCCTGATTCCACTCGACCCGGAACACCTCCTAAAACAGAAGATTCAAGTCCAGATTGGGGATTTGAGACAGTAGATCAGGATTCCAATGGCCCTGGAACACGTCCTGGAACAGAAGACTCTAATCCAGATTCTGGTTTGAATTCATTCGATCGGGATTCAACTGCACCATCGACACCTCTTAAAATAGAAAGTTCCAATCCGGATTCTGGATCAGATTCAGTTGAACGTCGTTTGGATTCCAAAACAGGCCAAACAAGAGCTGAAAGCCGTCAGGAACCTGAATCACAGTCTTCGGACTCTAGCCCTAAAATTCCTGAGCAGAAATCAAGACCTGATTCTCCTGAAAGATTTGACGAAGCAAGAGAGGATTCTTCTTTGGCAACTCAGCAAGGAGAGCAAGAGTCAGAAAAATGGAGAAAAGAGGAGAAAACCAGTGAAAAag ctgtggAGTCGGAAGAAAAAGAAGGTTTGAAGgaaggagaggagaaaaagaagaaagaagagaaggcaAAGAAAGAGTTAGAAGAGAAGAAAGTAAAAGAGAAGGAAGACGAAAAAGATAATGAAGAGAAAGCGAAGAGAGACGAGAAAGAGGAAAAAGGCTATGAGAAAAAAG CGACTCAGAAGATTTTGATACCCGGCAGTGCGACGAGCAGCAAACTTTCCAAAATCGCCTACGTCACCTTCCAGG agtgCGAGTGCAACGGCCACTCGAACCGCTGCAGCTTCATGGACTTCCTCAACGTGGTGACGTGCGTGAGCTGCAAACACAACACCAGAGGGCACCGCTGCCAACACTGTCGTCTCGGTTACTATAGGAACGACAAGCTGCCGCTCGATCACCAGGATGTTTGTGTGG AGTGCGAGTGCGACGCCGTCGGCAGCCGGTCCGGGCACTGCGCCGCCTTGGGGGCGTGTCAGTGCAGGCAGGGCGCCACCGGGAGGCGCTGTGACCAATGTCTGCCGGGATACACCCGGAGAGGAGGTGGGGTCGGCTGCACAG CCAACGTGTGCGATGAGGCTCAGTCGTGTCAGAATGGCGGCACGTGTGTGGACTTCCTGCGCTGCGAGTGTGCCGACAACTTTGCGG GTGTGTACTGCGAGCAGCGCGTGTGTCTGAAGAACAGCGGTTGCCTTGACGACAACACAAGCGCCGCCTCGCCACCGGTGACCTCACGGCTCCGCCTCCCGCTGGCCCTCAGCCTgatcgccgccgccgccttatGA
- the LOC133399599 gene encoding mucin-2-like isoform X3 — protein MDRLKPLPLLLLLVTFCRCQFDACRSKVDPGWEAGPVWEDSACQPPPANMKEAMQIRVDPPGVTCGNPPERFCTLENPYLCSDECDASSPDLSHPPQLMGDRERGGLITYWQTVTWSKYPEPLLANITLSWNKSLEVVDDLVVSFEYGRPTSMVFEKSTDKGLTWQPYQFYADDCMETFGMPPKRVSDLAPSNVTRVICTEQYSRWVGAKEEKTVVFEVGARLRVFAGPKLLNMDALYTRLQSSKALRDFFTFTNLRLRLLRPALGGTYVQRDNLLKYFYAISNIDVPARCKCNLHASRCALRDATLMCDCEHNTSGQDCQRCNAGFESRNWMPGSFLPLSRGTANACEAAETTTMADDSDRSSASTRGIIDTYSTSTIDTSTSSSFMTLTFDTTTDVSSTWTASTIATITSLDTSESFSTSPMDSSTSSFTTRNFGTSADLSGSWTTSTFETITSMETTDTFSISTSIDLSSSSTWTAGGSAVQMSSSSSSGADSFMTDSFMIYSSATDSFTPNSVTVLTEYNNMRSSTIPDSVGLKWGSGDSASAGGASVPPAVPAVGTSGVRLRLDISGPMVPSGTRVTSNINADSQVSISDPVTLPPDKTDFVPLWTSTSSFSPSSSSFWMSEVIPSDGTVLSRDTPTPQTSTAGDPELTPGTSNGPPPEGSPTDDLLPIEASEGLLPDTSPDNVTPTPNGLLPDRPSDLLSTNVPPLDKTVLEIPTPDVASLDVPPETKSTKINVPPADVVPPDSPLAKQPPREDATPPERDSLDQIVPSDRSPPDTTFSEAAPVDGTQSDRTQLKRFPPNSPPDATSSDRAPPDRPSSDVTPSLVEPSSEVLPTEVRSPAPDAALNIPPSQIGEIVQDKQPIAADWSEPTADLAPVDFTFPFSEDQDSTGLGTEDSSLDAGLDSVDSDFTGPETPPETERSNQYSGSDSVDPDSTRPGTPPKTEDSSPDWGFETVDQDSNGPGTRPGTEDSNPDSGLNSFDRDSTAPSTPLKIESSNPDSGSDSVERRLDSKTGQTRAESRQEPESQSSDSSPKIPEQKSRPDSPERFDEAREDSSLATQQGEQESEKWRKEEKTSEKAVESEEKEGLKEGEEKKKKEEKAKKELEEKKVKEKEDEKDNEEKAKRDEKEEKGYEKKATQKILIPGSATSSKLSKIAYVTFQECECNGHSNRCSFMDFLNVVTCVSCKHNTRGHRCQHCRLGYYRNDKLPLDHQDVCVVNTYTC, from the exons ATGGACCGCCTCAAGCCCCTCCCACTCCTGCTCCTATTGGTGACGTTCTGTCGATGTCAATTTGACGCCTGTCGCTCCAAGGTGGATCCGGGCTGGGAAGCGGGGCCCGTATGGGAGGATTCCGCCTGCCAGCCGCCGCCCGCTAACATGAAAGAAGCCATGCAGATACGAGTTGATCCACCGGGGGTCACCTGCGGGAACCCCCCGGAACGATTCTGCACTCTG GAGAACCCGTACTTGTGCAGCGATGAGTGCGACGCGTCCAGTCCGGATTTGTCTCACCCGCCTCAGCTGATGGGGGACCGGGAAAGGGGCGGGCTCATCACGTACTGGCAGACGGTCACGTGGTCCAAGTATCCCGAGCCGCTACTGGCCAACATCACGCTGTCCTGGAACAAAAGTCTGGAGGTGGTGGACGACCTGGTGGTCAGCTTTGAATACGGACGCCCCACCAGCATGGTGTTCGAGAAGTCCACGGACAAAG GGCTGACGTGGCAGCCGTACCAGTTCTATGCCGACGACTGCATGGAGACGTTTGGCATGCCGCCCAAGCGAGTGTCTGACTTGGCGCCCAGCAACGTGACCAGGGTCATCTGCACAGAGCAGTACTCCAGATGGGTGGGCGCCAAG GAGGAGAAGACGGTGGTATTTGAGGTGGGAGCTCGCTTACGAGTGTTTGCGGGCCCCAAACTCCTGAACATGGACGCGTTGTACACGCGGCTGCAGAGCAGCAAAGCTCTGCGAGACTTCTTCACCTTCACCAACCTTCGCCTTAGACTCCTGCGACCGGCTCTCGGCGGGACTTATGTCCAGAGAGATAACCTGCTCAAATACTTCTATGCCATCTCCAACATCGACGTACCTGCCAG GTGTAAATGTAACCTGCACGCATCTCGTTGTGCGCTACGTGATGCCACGCTGATGTGTGACTGTGAACACAACACAAGCGGACAAGACTGCCAACGTTGCAACGCCGGGTTTGAGTCCCGCAACTGGATGCCCGGAAGCTTCCTGCCTCTATCCAGAGGCACCGCCAACGCTT gtgaaGCGGCAGAAACAACAACCA TGGCTGATGACTCTGACAGAAGTTCTGCTTCAACACGTGGAATCATTGACACTTATTCGACTTCCACTATTGACACTTCTACTTCTTCTAGTTTTATGACTTTGACTTTTGATACTACAACCGACGTTAGTAGTACTTGGACTGCTTCAACAATTGCAACGATCACTTCTTTGGACACGTCTGAGTCTTTCTCTACCTCTCCTATGGACTCTTCTACTTCTAGTTTTACTACTAGGAATTTTGGTACGTCTGCTGACCTTAGTGGTTCGTGGACTACTTCCACTTTTGAAACTATTACGTCAATGGAAACAACCGATACTTTCTCTATTTCAACTTCTATTGACTTGTCTTCTAGTTCTACTTGGACTGCAGGTGGTTCTGCTGTTCAAATGTCTAGCTCTTCCAGCTCAGGAGCTGACAGCTTTATGACTGACAGTTTTATGATTTACAGTTCTGCGACAGACAGTTTTACACCTAACTCTGTCACAGTTTTGACAGAGTACAACAATATGAGGTCTTCTACTATTCCGGACTCCGTAGGTCTAAAGTGGGGAAGCGGTGACTCAGCATCAGCAGGGGGTGCTAGCGTTCCTCCGGCGGTTCCTGCTGTTGGCACCTCAGGTGTCCGTCTGCGTTTAGACATTAGCGGTCCAATGGTACCAAGTGGCACTAGGGTGACCTCAAACATCAACGCTGACTCTCAGGTGTCTATTTCTGACCCAGTGACTCTGCCCCCTGACAAGACCGACTTTGTCCCCTTGTGGACGTCCACCAGCAGCTTCTCACCTTCAAGCTCAAGTTTCTGGATGTCAGAAGTAATTCCATCCGATGGCACGGTCCTTTCCAGAGATACTCCAACTCCTCAGACATCTACTGCTGGAGATCCTGAATTGACACCGGGAACTTCTAATGGACCTCCTCCCGAAGGATCTCCTACTGATGACCTGCTCCCCATTGAAGCTTCTGAAGGACTTCTTCCTGATACTTCTCCCGATAATGTAACTCCCACTCCCAATGGACTTCTTCCTGACAGACCTTCTGATCTACTCTCCACTAATGTACCTCCTCTCGACAAAACCGTACTTGAGATACCGACCCCTGATGTAGCCTCTCTTGATGTCCCTCCAGAAACCAAGTCCACCAAGATAAATGTTCCACCTGCCGATGTAGTTCCACCTGATAGTCCGCTTGCCAAGCAACCTCCTCGTGAAGATGCAACGCCCCCTGAACGAGACAGTTTGGATCAAATTGTACCGTCTGACAGATCTCCTCCAGACACAACTTTCTCTGAAGCAGCTCCTGTGGATGGAACGCAAAGTGATAGAACACAGCTGAAAAGATTTCCGCCAAATTCACCTCCTGATGCAACTTCTTCTGATAGAGCTCCTCCTGACAGGCCCTCTTCTGATGTAACTCCTTCGTTGGTTGAACCTTCTTCTGAAGTACTTCCTACTGAGGTGCGCTCCCCAGCTCCTGATGCTGCTCTGAACATACCTCCTTCGCAAATTGGAGAAATTGTACAGGACAAACAGCCAATTGCAGCAGATTGGTCAGAGCCTACTGCAGACTTGGCCCCAGTAGACTTCACCTTCCCTTTTTCAGAAGATCAGGATTCCACTGGACTAGGAACAGAAGACTCCAGTCTAGATGCTGGATTAGATTCTGTTGATTCAGATTTCACTGGCCCTGAAACACCACCTGAAACAGAACGTTCAAATCAGTATTCTGGATCAGATTCAGTTGACCCTGATTCCACTCGACCCGGAACACCTCCTAAAACAGAAGATTCAAGTCCAGATTGGGGATTTGAGACAGTAGATCAGGATTCCAATGGCCCTGGAACACGTCCTGGAACAGAAGACTCTAATCCAGATTCTGGTTTGAATTCATTCGATCGGGATTCAACTGCACCATCGACACCTCTTAAAATAGAAAGTTCCAATCCGGATTCTGGATCAGATTCAGTTGAACGTCGTTTGGATTCCAAAACAGGCCAAACAAGAGCTGAAAGCCGTCAGGAACCTGAATCACAGTCTTCGGACTCTAGCCCTAAAATTCCTGAGCAGAAATCAAGACCTGATTCTCCTGAAAGATTTGACGAAGCAAGAGAGGATTCTTCTTTGGCAACTCAGCAAGGAGAGCAAGAGTCAGAAAAATGGAGAAAAGAGGAGAAAACCAGTGAAAAag ctgtggAGTCGGAAGAAAAAGAAGGTTTGAAGgaaggagaggagaaaaagaagaaagaagagaaggcaAAGAAAGAGTTAGAAGAGAAGAAAGTAAAAGAGAAGGAAGACGAAAAAGATAATGAAGAGAAAGCGAAGAGAGACGAGAAAGAGGAAAAAGGCTATGAGAAAAAAG CGACTCAGAAGATTTTGATACCCGGCAGTGCGACGAGCAGCAAACTTTCCAAAATCGCCTACGTCACCTTCCAGG agtgCGAGTGCAACGGCCACTCGAACCGCTGCAGCTTCATGGACTTCCTCAACGTGGTGACGTGCGTGAGCTGCAAACACAACACCAGAGGGCACCGCTGCCAACACTGTCGTCTCGGTTACTATAGGAACGACAAGCTGCCGCTCGATCACCAGGATGTTTGTGTGG tgaacacatacacatgttag